The genomic region TCGAAGGGATCGTCGTCTCTTCGGTGGTGCCGCCGCTCGGCAACGAGTACCGCCGTCTGGCCGAGCGTTACCTGGAAGTCGACTGCCTGCTGGTCGGCCCCGGGGTCAAGACCGGCATGGCGATCGAGATCGACAATCCGACCGAGGTCGGTGCCGACCGGCTGGTCAACGCGATCGCCGCCTACGACCAGATCGGTGACGTCTGCGTCGGGGTCGACTTCGGCACCGGCATCAACTTCGACGCGGTCTCGGCCGACGGGGCCTATCTCGGCGGCGCGATCGCGCCCGGGGTGGAGATCTCCCTGACCGCGCTGACCGAACGCGCCGCGCGCATCTCCCGGATCGACCTCGACGCGCCGAAGTCGGCGATCGGGACGAATTCGCGGACGGCGATCCAGTCCGGAGTCCTGTTCGGTTTCGCCGGCCTGGTCGACGGGCTGGGGCGTCGGATCAACGCCGAGCTCGGTGGCAACGCGAAGTTCATCGCCACCGGCGGCCTCGCCTCGGTCGTCGTGCCGTATACCGAGACGATCACCGAGATCGACGACCTGCTCACCCTCAAGGGCCTGCGCATCATCCACGAGCGAAACCGTGGCTGAGCAGCATTCCCTGACCGACCCCTTTGAGATCGGCGGAGTCCGGATCTCGAACCGCGTCCTGCTCGCGCCGCTGGCCGGCATCGGTAACTGGTTCGTGCGGCTTCAGGCCAGGCGATACGGGGCCGGCCTCGCGGTTTCCGAGATGGTCTCGAGCTTCGGGCTCCATTATGGCAACGAGAAGACGAT from Thermoleophilia bacterium harbors:
- a CDS encoding type III pantothenate kinase, translating into MLLAIDVGNTQTHVGAFRGEALTEHWRFQTRAGATGDELAERLSGLMELRGVGFSDLEGIVVSSVVPPLGNEYRRLAERYLEVDCLLVGPGVKTGMAIEIDNPTEVGADRLVNAIAAYDQIGDVCVGVDFGTGINFDAVSADGAYLGGAIAPGVEISLTALTERAARISRIDLDAPKSAIGTNSRTAIQSGVLFGFAGLVDGLGRRINAELGGNAKFIATGGLASVVVPYTETITEIDDLLTLKGLRIIHERNRG